The Opitutaceae bacterium nucleotide sequence CGGATACGCCCTTGTGGAATGCCCTCGTCCTGTGGGTTCAGCCCCATCTGGCCAAGCGCGGTGCCAAGAGCAATCTGGCCCGGGTTCTGGGTCTGCCCCGCCAACGGATCTATGACTATTTCACCCGCCGGACGATGATGCCGGACAGTGAAGGCATCCTCCACATCCTGCTGTGGCTGGCCGCTCAGGAGTCGACCCTCAAGCCCGGACGACATGCCCAACCAGTGAGCTGAACCGGTCGGCGGGACCCGAACGCCGACGGATCCCTGCGGGTTTGTAACGTATTATGTTACAAACCCGCAGGGAAGATCAGGTGGAGGGAGCGGCGGTGCGTTGGCGGACAGCTTCGAAGAGGGTGATGAGGGTGGCCATGGCGACGTTGAGGGAGTCGGCCTGGCCGGCCATGGGGATTCGCAACGGAAGATCGCAGGCTTCGAGCCAGGTTCTGCTGAGTCCGAATTGTTCACTGCCCATGACGACGGCGAGGGGTCCGGTCAGATCGGCTGCGGTGTAGAGGGTATCGGTATGGGGCGTGGTCGCCGCGGTCCGGATGCCCCGGCTCCGGAGCCAGGCGATGACTTCCTCGGACGAGGCCACAGCGACGTCGACCGCGAAGAGGACGCCGGTCGAGGACCGCACGACATTGGGGTTGAAGAGGTCGGTCACGGGATCGCAGACGATGACGGCGTCCACCCCGGCGGCATCGGCGCTGCGCAGGATGGTGCCCAGGTTTCCCGGTTTTTCGATCGATTCAACGACGAGAAGGAAGGGCGGCCGGCCCAATTCGAGATCGTCGAGGGCGTTCTGCCATTGGTCCACGATGGCGAGAAGGCCTTCCGGGCGGTCGCGGTAGGCGACCTTGGCAAAGACGGGCCTGGTCAGTTCAAAGAGGCGGGCCCCGGCGGTTTCCGCCGCTTGGATCAGTTCACGTTCGTTGGTGCCGAGAAACCATTCGGGTGCGTAATAGAGCTCCCGGATGGGCACCTTCTTCTCCAGCGCCCGGCTGATGGCCCGGTAGCCTTCGACCGGGAAGACCCTTTGTTCGTCACGGGGACGACGATCCCGCAGCCGGACCAGATTCTTGATCCGCGGATTCTGCAGACTGGTGATGATCTCGACCGCCATGCCGGTCATGGTGGAGGCCGTGGCGCGGAAGGAAAGACCGAATCGTTGTGGCTGTCCGGAAGATTGACCCCGGGCGTCGGCGCGTTCTTCTGGGAGGGTGCGCCGCCGTAAACCCTTCAATGCCTTCCCTTTCGATTACCATGCGGAGATCGAAGTGGAAATCCGGAGTCTGACCAATGAAGGCCAGGGCCTCGGGCGGATTCAGTTGCCCGGAAACGAACCGGAACGGGCGGGGTGGGTCGTCCTGGTGCCCTTCGCCTTGCCGGGCGACCGGGTAAGGGCGCGGGTCTGGCGCAACCAGAAGAATTTCTCCGAGGCCGACCTGATCGAGGTTCTGGAACCTTCGGTCAACCGGATCGAGCCGCCCTGCCCGGTCTTCGGGAGGTGTGGCGGTTGTCAGTACCAGAATCTCGAATACTCAAGCCAGCTTGAATGGAAACGCCGACAGGTGGGCGAGTTGCTCCGACATCTGGCCCGGATCGAGGTGGAGGTGGATCCGGTCATCCCCTCGCCGAAAGCCTACGGTTACCGGTCGAAGATCACCCCGCATTTCGAGCGTCCGAAGCCGGGCGAGGAACTGGCCATCGGTTTTCGGCCCGAGGGCCATTTCCGAGGGGTGGTCGACGTATCGCGGTGCCTCCTGGCGACGGACGCGATCAATGAACGGTTGGTGACACTCCGGCAGGAAGTGGAGGCTCAGCGGGAAAGCTATGCCCGCGGGGCCACCCTGCTACTTCGGGATGCCCGGGAAGGCGTGACCACGGACCCCAAGGCGATCATCCACGAGAAGATCGGCGATCTGATCCTGCATTTTCCGGCCGGGGAGTTTTTTCAGAACAATCCTTTCATCCTGGAGGCGTTCACCGCCCATGTCCGTTCGGAGGCGGCCGCGGGCGGCCGACGCTGCCTGATCGACGCGTATTGCGGGAGCGGGCTGTTCTGCCTGACCGCGGCCCGGTCTTTTGAGCAGGCGACCGGCATCGAAATCAGTGAACTCTCGATCCGTTGGGCCCGGGAGAATGCCGAGGCCAACGGAATCACCAATTGCCATTTCGAAGTCGGGGATGCGGCCGGGATTTTTGGCACGGTGACCTATCCCCCCGGGGAAACCACGGTGGTCATTGATCCGCCTCGGAAGGGCTCGACTCCGGAGTTTCTGGAGCAGTTGATCGCCTACGGTCCGGGAACGGTGGTGTATGTTTCCTGCAATCCGGCCACCCAGGCCCGGGATCTGGTCCGGCTTCATCAGGCGGGTTACGGGGTCGAACGAGTTCAGCCCTTTGATCTGTTCCCTCAGACCCGGCATCTCGAGTGTGTCGTCACCCTCCGACGACGATAGCCAGAGAGGGGCATGGATGGATCGAGGCGGGATGCATTCGGGCCTTCGGGACTGCCTTCGACCCATCACGGGTATTGTCTTTGCGCGGACGATCGACCAAGGTCGGATCCGTGGCCCCGTTGACCGATGCCTTCCTGCCTAGCCATTTTCGCCCATCCCGATGACCTGGAATTCGTGGGTGCCGGCACCTTGCTTCTTCTGGGTGAGGCGGGGTGGGATCTTCACGTCACCCACCTCTGCAATGGCAACTGCGGTTCCATCGAACGTGACGCGGAAACCATAGCGGGGATTCGGCTGGCTGAGGCCAAGGCCGCTGCCCGCCTGCTGGGGGCCCGACATTATCCTCCGATTGCGAACGACCTGGAACTCGCCTACACGACACCGATGCTCCGCCGGGTGGCTTCGATTGTCCGGGAGGCTAGCGCCGACATTGTCCTGACTCATGCCCCATCCGACTATATGGAGGACCATATGATGGCGTGTCGGTTGGCGGTCTCGGCGGCGTTCGCGCGCGGCGCGCCCAACTTCGAGACGGATCCCCCGAGGGCGGGTTACACCCATGACGTCACCATCTACCACGCGATGCCGCACGGCCTGAGGGATCCGTTGAGGAAACGGGTGGTGGCGGAGGCGTATGTGGACACGACCTCGGTGCAGGAAAGGAAGGCGGAAGCGCTGGCGTTGCACCGGAGCCAGCGGGAGTGGCTGGATGTTTCCCAGGGGATGGACTCCTACGTGGAATCGATGCACGAGATGGCCCGCGAAGTCGGTCGGATGTCCGGCAGTTTTGCCTATGCGGAAGGATGGCGCCGCCATCTTCACCTGGGTTTCAGCGCCAGGGAGATCGATCCGCTGCGGACGATCCTGGGGGAACGTTACCGGATCAACCCGGCTTATGAAGCGGCGCTCTGAGGCGGGCGCCCGGTAGCAGAAAACCAAACCCGATCATGCCACGAAAACTCAGCCACCTCGCACCGGACTGGTGGGACTACACGACCCTTGAGGACGAACTGATCAACGATGCCGCCCGCATGAAGGAGCGCGGTCTGAGGCAATTGTCACGTCCGGGCTTCAAGGTTGTCCTCTACGACACACTCGAGGAGTTCTACCTTGCCGAGGCACTGGAGTACGTCAGCGCCTGGAAGGCAGCGACGGCCGACAATCCGGTCGGCATCTGTGGTCCGATCGGCCCGACCGAGCAACTGCCCCTGGTGGCGCGGCTGGTCAATGAGCTCGGTCTTTCCCTCAAGCACGCTCATTTCTGGGGAATGGACGAGTGGTTTGACGAGACGACCGGACGCGAGGTGCCCGTCACGCATCCGCTGTCCTTTGAGCGGGCGGATCGCGAACTCTGTTTCAACCGCATCGACAGGAGGCTGCGGATGCCGGAGTCCCACCTTCATTTTCCCAAAGCGGACGTGGCCGCCTACCGAGCCTCCTGGAATACCGGGGTGCGCTGCGCGGTCATGCAGGGCGGGCAGGGTGAGATCAAGCATTGGGCCTTCAATGATCCCCTGCCGCGACGGGGCCGTTACCGGAACCGACCGCCGACCCCGGCCGAATACCGCAGGCTGGAGACCCGGGTGGTGGACCTTCATCCGGCCACGCTCTCCCAGAACGCCAGGACCTCGGGGGGAGGCAACATCACGATGGTTCCGAAGAAAGCGATTTCGGTGGGTCCGCGCGAAACCTGGATGGCGGAGAAAGTCTCCATCTGGCACGCCGGCGTGCATGACAACCCGCTCGGGCAGCGCCTGACCGCGCTGATGATCTCGAAAGGCATCGCGGATTCGGCCGTTCCCATGTCTCTGCTTGCCGATCATCCAAACGTTCAGTTCAACTATTACCGCGGTGGTCTGGGATCCTGTTCGGTCGAGATGCATTGAGGGGAGGGGTTCCGAGTCCGGTCAACCTGCAGTCGTTTCAAAAGTCATGAAAAAAGGGATACTTGTTGGTTTCGGGTTCATGGGTGGCATGCACGCCCAGATTTACAGGAATCTGCGGGAAGCGGAGATCGTGGCCGTGGTGGATACGGATGCGGCGACGGCCCGGGCCAAGATCGAAAAGCTTGGCCTGAAAGCCGGACACTTCCTCTCCCTCGGTGAAGCGCTCGCCGCGGTGGAGGCGGACTTTGTCGACGTCTGTCTGCCGACTCATCTTCACGCCGGCGCCGTCCTTGAGGCGGTCGCGGCGGGGAAACACGTCTTCTGCGAAAAGCCGCTTGCCATGAGCGTGACCGAGGGCGAGAGCATGGTCAGGGCCGCCGAAACGGCCGGGATCATCATGATGGCCGGTCATTGCATCCGCTTCTGGCCGGAATACGTCGCGCTCAAAAGACTGATCGATTCCGGCGAGGCCGGTCGGCTGCTCAGCCTGACTCTCCAGCGGCGGTCTGCCCGTCCCGGCTACACGGTGGACAACTGGATCAATGACGCCTCACTTTCCGGCGGCGCGGCGCTCGACCTGCACATCCATGATACGGATTTTGTCCTCCACCTGCTCGGGCTGCCCCGTTCCGTGGTTTCGCAGGGAACGTGCGACCACGGCGGGTGGAGCCATATTTTCACCCGTTACGATTTCCCGGATGGACCCGAGGTCCGGGTGGAGGGGGGGTGGAATTACCCGCCCAAGTGGGGATTCCAGATGGCTTTCCAGGCGATTTTTGAGAACGGCGCCATGGAATACGATTCCAATACCGTTCCGACCACCCGGGTCACCCTGGCCGAGGCTGCGACCAGGCCGGCCGAGCTGGCCAAGGCGGAAGCGGGATCCTCGACCCTGGGCGAGGGAAATGTTTCGGATCTCGGAGGTTATTTCTTTGAATTGACCCATTTCATCGAATGCCTCGAGGAGGGCCAGGCTCCGCGCACCAGCACCGGTCGGGATGCGTTTGACTCACTTCGGGTCACCCTCGCGGAAATCGAGTCGGCCGAATCCGGTCAGCCCACGGTCATCCAATCATGAAGAAATCCATCAATATCTGGTCCTTCCCGGCGGAGTGGAGCCTGGAACGGAAAGTGAAGACAGCCGC carries:
- a CDS encoding class I SAM-dependent RNA methyltransferase produces the protein MRRRKPFNAFPFDYHAEIEVEIRSLTNEGQGLGRIQLPGNEPERAGWVVLVPFALPGDRVRARVWRNQKNFSEADLIEVLEPSVNRIEPPCPVFGRCGGCQYQNLEYSSQLEWKRRQVGELLRHLARIEVEVDPVIPSPKAYGYRSKITPHFERPKPGEELAIGFRPEGHFRGVVDVSRCLLATDAINERLVTLRQEVEAQRESYARGATLLLRDAREGVTTDPKAIIHEKIGDLILHFPAGEFFQNNPFILEAFTAHVRSEAAAGGRRCLIDAYCGSGLFCLTAARSFEQATGIEISELSIRWARENAEANGITNCHFEVGDAAGIFGTVTYPPGETTVVIDPPRKGSTPEFLEQLIAYGPGTVVYVSCNPATQARDLVRLHQAGYGVERVQPFDLFPQTRHLECVVTLRRR
- a CDS encoding PIG-L family deacetylase gives rise to the protein MPSCLAIFAHPDDLEFVGAGTLLLLGEAGWDLHVTHLCNGNCGSIERDAETIAGIRLAEAKAAARLLGARHYPPIANDLELAYTTPMLRRVASIVREASADIVLTHAPSDYMEDHMMACRLAVSAAFARGAPNFETDPPRAGYTHDVTIYHAMPHGLRDPLRKRVVAEAYVDTTSVQERKAEALALHRSQREWLDVSQGMDSYVESMHEMAREVGRMSGSFAYAEGWRRHLHLGFSAREIDPLRTILGERYRINPAYEAAL
- a CDS encoding glucosamine-6-phosphate isomerase — encoded protein: MPRKLSHLAPDWWDYTTLEDELINDAARMKERGLRQLSRPGFKVVLYDTLEEFYLAEALEYVSAWKAATADNPVGICGPIGPTEQLPLVARLVNELGLSLKHAHFWGMDEWFDETTGREVPVTHPLSFERADRELCFNRIDRRLRMPESHLHFPKADVAAYRASWNTGVRCAVMQGGQGEIKHWAFNDPLPRRGRYRNRPPTPAEYRRLETRVVDLHPATLSQNARTSGGGNITMVPKKAISVGPRETWMAEKVSIWHAGVHDNPLGQRLTALMISKGIADSAVPMSLLADHPNVQFNYYRGGLGSCSVEMH
- a CDS encoding Gfo/Idh/MocA family oxidoreductase, giving the protein MKKGILVGFGFMGGMHAQIYRNLREAEIVAVVDTDAATARAKIEKLGLKAGHFLSLGEALAAVEADFVDVCLPTHLHAGAVLEAVAAGKHVFCEKPLAMSVTEGESMVRAAETAGIIMMAGHCIRFWPEYVALKRLIDSGEAGRLLSLTLQRRSARPGYTVDNWINDASLSGGAALDLHIHDTDFVLHLLGLPRSVVSQGTCDHGGWSHIFTRYDFPDGPEVRVEGGWNYPPKWGFQMAFQAIFENGAMEYDSNTVPTTRVTLAEAATRPAELAKAEAGSSTLGEGNVSDLGGYFFELTHFIECLEEGQAPRTSTGRDAFDSLRVTLAEIESAESGQPTVIQS
- a CDS encoding RNA methyltransferase; its protein translation is MTGMAVEIITSLQNPRIKNLVRLRDRRPRDEQRVFPVEGYRAISRALEKKVPIRELYYAPEWFLGTNERELIQAAETAGARLFELTRPVFAKVAYRDRPEGLLAIVDQWQNALDDLELGRPPFLLVVESIEKPGNLGTILRSADAAGVDAVIVCDPVTDLFNPNVVRSSTGVLFAVDVAVASSEEVIAWLRSRGIRTAATTPHTDTLYTAADLTGPLAVVMGSEQFGLSRTWLEACDLPLRIPMAGQADSLNVAMATLITLFEAVRQRTAAPST